The Silene latifolia isolate original U9 population chromosome Y, ASM4854445v1, whole genome shotgun sequence sequence GCCAAGGCGAGGAGAACCACCTCGTCAGGTGGATGAATTCAAGATCACTGAACTCCCGGAGTTCGAGGGTAGCACCGATCCAGAGGACTATCTAGAATGGGAATGAAAGATAGAGCGTATGTTCGAATTCATGGATTTATCTGACGAAAAAAGTTGCAAATACTCTATCTTGAAGTTGGTAAGAAACGCACCCTTGTGGTTCAAGAATCTCAAGGGAAGGCAAGAATAAAATTAGTTCCTGGGAGGAACTCAAAAGAAAATTGCGTAAAAGGTTTGTACCCAAATATTATAAGATCGATCTATATAAGAAAATTGCGGGATTAACTCAGGATAGTTTATCGATAACCAATTATATTTCGGAATTTGAGAAACTAACATTAATTTGTGAAATTTATGAAATTGAGGAACAAAAGATGGCAAGATTTTGCAGGGGATTAAACCGTAATATTGGTAATGTTGTAGACTTGCAGCCGTACGCTTCTTTTGATATGTTGTGTACCCTAAGCCTAAAAGTTGAGTCTCAGTTAAAGGCTACTGTAGTTGCTTCAGAACTGAGTTTTTCAGGTAAGTGGGATGGTCAGCGGCAGGAGATGGCTGGTCCAAGTACAAACACGGGTACCAAAACAGTACCACCAGTACAAGGGAGGCCATAAGTGAAGGGGAAGGAGctggatttttgaaaatttgttgcTTTAAATGCCAAGGGTTCGGGCACTTTCAAAGTGAATGTCCAAACAGACGAACTTTTACTTTACTGGAAGCCATCAGTTTGCGTGATGGGTTGCAAGATGAGGCACCTAAGGAGGATGGGATATTCGAAGTCAGTGCATAGGAGGAAAACGAGACAGTGACTTATGAAGCTCCTATTTATGATACGTCCTTGGTTTTGCGACGTATGTTGCATTCAGCAATGGAAACAAGGGAAGAAAAGCAGCGGGGTCAGCTTTTTCACACCAAGTGCTCGGTCCAAGATCGATGGTGTAGTGTTATTGTAGACGGGGGTAGTTGTACTAACATGGCATCAACTAAGTTAGTCGATAAACTGGCATTAATTACTTCACCTCATCCAAAACCTTATTCATTGCACTGGCTCGGGACTGTAATAATGTCAGAGTTACAAAGCAGGCTAGGGTGAATTTTGTCATGGGACCATATGAAGATGAAGTACTTTGTGACGTCGTTCcaatggatgcttgtcatctATGATTGGGTCATCCATGGCAGTATGATAGAGATGTTGTACATCAAGGAAGAAGCAACATGCTTTCTttgttaaaagaaaaaaaaaagattattttGAAACCTATGTCACCCGCCAGTATCCGTGCCATACACTCGTCTCAAGGAAAGAAGGCTGGTTATACTTTGTTCACTAGTAAAAGGGAGGTAGAGCAGGCTCATCACAATGCGGGTTTTGGTTACACTCTCATGGCAATAGCACGGGCAGAGCAGTAGCAGGAAAGTAGTGCAAAGGCCGACCTTGGTATGCTGCTGGAAGAGAACAAGGGTGTATATCCGATTAATGTATCATCTGGATTACTCCATGTGCAAGGCAGAAAACTCATACCTGGAGCTCTGTTACTTGATAAAGCAGCACATCGAAGTGACCCCAGAGAGACTAAGGAGTTACAGCTGCAAGTGGTCTGGAACGGGAGTTAAAGCTTGACGCTCAAATGCCTTATAGTAAGGATATTCCAAGCTCACCTGAGATTTGCGTTTCAGTCCAAGTCCAAGTCCAAGCTAAGCCATTGTATCATGGTTTTTGATCCTGGAGGAGGGTGTTTTGGTTCCAAAGGTTGATTTATTCTAccagaattgaggacaattccgtCTCAAGAGGGAGGGGATGATACGATTCCTTGTCATTGTAAGGATTAGGCGTCGAACACGGGTGAGCAATTTCATGTGGCATCGTTGGCATATTGTTTAATGAAGGCCCAATATCAAGATAAGCGGTGACGGGTTTGTTGAGCTGAGTCCGAATTATAGGAATTAATTTAGTTGAATAAAAATTGATCATTGATCAGATTTAGTTGTTAGGTTAAATGAAGATTAAGTTTACATTTTATTAATTGGTTTTTTATTTAAGTTAGGAGTCTCATTAGTTAAGGAGACAATTAGTTATTTAAGGATTGCCTTGTATTCTGTTTTAGGCATTGAAGGTTTAATAAGAATTCCAGAAATAAAACGATCAAAGGTTTTGATCAAAACTTCGATTTGAGATTGCACTTCAAATCTCCGTTTAGCAATCAAACAAGGTAGTTCGTTTGTTAGGCCGGCACCATTAGTTCGCAGTCAAGGTCGAATAACGAACTAAATATCCTGTTTTATTTCGTTAATTACTGTTACTTTGTCACGCATATCACGTGACAAGTTTTCagttcgttaaagttagttactCGCTTCCGCATTTGTATCAGTTACCCTACCCACGACAGCCACAACACCAATAACCACAACATTAACGCAATCCCCAATTTTCATTTTCTGGCAAGCCGTCGCACGAACCCTAACAACAGCGACCCACGACCACCCGAAAGTGGTTGACTAACCACCCACAACCCAACCAACCCCAGTTCGAGTCCAACAAGTCAAAGCAACGTGTATACAACGTTTCCATCGTGGTTAACATTACCCATGCCCTATCGCGTATTCCCAACCAACCACCACGCGAACCACCGTCCTTGACCATCCACGGTGGTAGACGCAAACCGAGGTACCACCCAACCAAACCCAAGTCAGTCACAATTGAATATGGGTTCATAACCATGTTTAAACACGTAAAACACCCATAAAAACCCGCCTAAAACTCCCTTTACCCGTGGTCCCTGCTGGTCAACGGTGGGTCCTGGTCAATCCCTGATGGTCAACGGTCATGGTGACGGTCTTAGTTAGTCatatggtggtctagtttacgagttataacaattacaaaatcaatacattattttataagacggtcttaccttgaggcGAATAAAAGATGACGAACTcctcttcttttctcccttttaatTCTGCCTCTCTTACTTTTATGTGATATTATGTCTTTATGTGAAAAATAAGGTTTTTTATTAGGTCATACCATCTATTTATAGTGATAAGGTAGGTCTTATAGAGCATATTAGGAAATtactatattatattatattatattatattatattatattatatacttatcattattattattattattattattattttgctaAAAGTTAATCATTTTATTTCAAGAAGAAATAAAACTACAATTTTGCAAGAATATCACACTAGAGAACAACTCGAGAAAGAGATCCCGAGTAAACCAAGTTCTCTTTAAGAGCAAAGCTTATCAATCTTGACTCTAGACTGCCTCCTCATATACATCCTAACTGAAACTATAAACTTTACACTATCAATTATAGACTTAACAGAGTATTCCTGACTCCCAAAAATGCGTGCATTACATTCCATCCAAAGCCTATAAGTAGCAGCAGCAAGGACAGTCCTATACCAGGCAGTAGGCTAGCCAGATTTACTCCTATGATCAAAACTCCATTTCATCCCTTCCACCAAACCAGAGGTCTGAACAGCAAGCTGCTGCCAATGTTGCAGACCAGTCCAGACTGCCTAAGAAAAGGAAAAGCTGAAAAAGAGATGTTGATGAGTCTCATTTTCCTGCTTACATAGGCAGCCTCTGTTTGCCAACTGAAATCCTCTCATCTATAGATTATCCACATATGCCAGTTTTCCTTGAGCTACAAGAATAGCAATAAGCCTGTGACTAGGAACAATACTAGAGTGGGATAACACCTAATGCCAATTTTCCTGATCAGGAATCTTTAAAAGATGATCATAAACAGTAATGGTCTGGAATTTACCCCCTGTTCCCCAGAACTCCAAAAGACCTTTGGCAACCCGAATGGAGCCAGAATTGTTTAGCAAGAAGTCCCTAGCTGTTAAAAGGCCCTTCAAACTGCCAGAGAGTTGAGTTTTAGAAGTAAGAGACTAGATGCTATCAGTCTTTAAAACATAATACTGATGCTATCTAGCCCAGAGACCAACAAGAGGGACTGATAATTTCCATATCCAGTACAACAGTAGAGCAATGTTCCAAATATACACATTTTTAATGCTGGACCCTCCTTTCTTAAGAGGGGCATAGATATGAGCCCAACTTTGGAACTGAAGCTTCCTTTCCCCTTCCtaaattcccaaaaaaaaaaaattcctgctAAGCTTAGAAATTTTTTGAAGAACAGCTTGAGGAAGCAAGATACTAGAGCACCAGTATTTTTCAATCCCAAAGATGACTGAATTGATTAGCTCAACTTTCCCAGCATAAGAAAGAGTTTTGGCAGACCAATGTTGCATTTTCTTCTGAATTTTGATTAGGAGGTTATCAAACATATTAAGAGAATATCTAGTAGTTCCAAGAGGAAATCCCAAATATTTGAAGGGGAACTCACCAACAGTAAAACCAGTTTTAGCTAGGATTTCAGCTTTGATATCGTGAGAGACACCTCCAAAAAATATACCAGTTTTCTCCATATTAGCATGTAAACCTAAGACCAAGGCAAAGTCAGTTAAAGCTTTTTGAACAGCTTTCACTAAGTGTACATCACCTCGGATAAACACCatcaaatcatcagcaaaaattAAATGAGTTTAGTTGAATTTGCAACACTTGGGATGGAAAAAAACTGAGTCTTGCTGGCAAAGAGTTCTCAAAGATCTGGACAATATTTCCATGCTTAGAACAAAGAGATAGGGAGAGAGGGGGTCCTCTTGCCTAAGCCCACTCTTACCAGGGAAAAATCCAGTCAAGCCTCCATTAAGTTTTAGAGAAAACAAAGTACTAGTAATACACGCAAGTATCCATTTGATAAACTGCTCAGGGAAACTAAACTCATAAAACATTCTTTCTACAAAGTGCCAATGCAAGGAATCAAAAGCTTTTCGAATATCTACCTTGATTAGGCACCTAGGAGAGAGGAGCTGTTTATTATACCCTTTAACCAATGCTTGAGATAACAAGATGTTTTCATGGATGCTTCTTCCTTTAATAAAGGCAGCCTACTCTTCACCAACAATACCAGGGAGCACTTGTTGCAGTCTAGTAGTTAAGATTTTGCTTATGGTTTTATAGAAAACTGTACAACAAGAGATAGGCCTAAAGTCCATGACACTACTAGGAGTGTCTTTCTTGGGGATAAGAGAAAGAATAGTTGAGTTAGCTAGCTTTGCCATTTTACCCGTCCTAAAAAAACTTTGAACAGCCTTACAAAAATCACTAGCAATAATACTCCAAGCTGATTTAAAAAACCCAGCAGAGAAACCATCAATCCCTGGGCTACTATTAGAGTCCATACTAAAGACAACAGCTTTAATTTCATCTGTAGTGATAGGCTGGATAAGACCAATTTTCTCCTCATCAGTAACAGTGGGGCCAGAAGAGACATTATCAAACTCTACAATATCAGCTGCACAATGCTGATAATAGTCATGAAAGGCTAACCCAACTTTGTCTAAACCTTGTTGATCAACACCATTCCTATCCTTGATGGTCCCAATAACCTGTTGATGTTGCCTTTCAGAGATTTTAGCAAAAAAATATTTAGCGTGCCAGAGTTAGATAACTGAATGTGCCTGATTTTAGCTCtttgcttcatcatcatcatcgtcgtcgtcgttgtcgtcgtcgtcgtcatcatcatcatcatcatcatcatcatcatcttcatcattattattattatgtttttttttattataaggatgcgcgcagctttcattaaaagaaaaataaaaatttacatgaaattggtggggagccgagaaacaagctaggctcccacacccttagcaacaacaaagctaagtctagtaaaaatgtaatcggccacccgagcccccgcatcctgagataccgagaatttctggattcGCTTGAACAAGGCAAcggcatccgaacccagctctccaagtgatgagaaagaaaagggaaggaaaccataacccgctgccgcacacaaatccccgtacttagcacacttacgctgcgcagcatcagcaacaacccggccaagcacaaaatccgtcatcccagtctgagtcaaaggagaagaccttgtcaagtcaacgcacacatcacgtcctctgtcccaagaataaagcagcaaatccgcaggacgaagagaacccctatgcccgtcaaccaaaccgatatcaacctcccttcccgcagaaatacccgatctatagcagatgtcgaagagagtgtcacggacgaggttatgctgatgtttaacgcccacagtaccagtacaagagacagcgtggtccccaaaaacatcatcaacaaaaacccgagagcaagctggacagggcctagagtgtaacacccccatactccaagtgccttaccaggaccactcaggtataaggatactaccatctcagttacccgaggcatgataatcataagacaatgaagaaatatactttattgaataagtttaagtgattacataataaaaccaactgtaagcaaaatacaactgttctcaaactataaaccaaccgaaaggaactgtcctaataaacacaaatgaagactaaagactcgacatgtgatgactccatcccctagatcccacgcgtatccaagatataccgctaagcaactcgctcaccaccccgaatggatcaccacagtttttaaaacatttaaacggggtcggtactaatcacacaattcaatatacatcaacaataagataaacagacactgACTtaatgtcacacacacaaccacaccaattccaataatctcaatcaccgatcgtccactttggacccgaccacccccgatgggggaccgtagccgtacccaccaaatccccgctcatcataccgagcgataaccccgtcccattaatgtgcacatccccttccgtggcgggttccacgaagggcgaaactagggcgtgaagccactcccgcaagtgactccactcggccgagaacgcatctcgagaaccatagacaaccaatcacaatcacaacatcaacaaccatcCGAATCTATCAAagaatgtacaatcacaatcacagtcgtcacaatacaattactatatcaaacaatcaatctcacacatcaacaatcatcccattatgggactaatacgagtaggaaatccgacacggaaagcataattatcgacggtctctacaatTTGTAttaaaaaggctcttctacaaaacctcctcctatcatacaaacatacaaacactaccgaatcacaatctacacaaaacccccaaatccctaaattagggtttaaccaaattaaaggaaagacaataaaagggtacatagatcttaccctcgacgcaaggaactcaacgatataaccaacgacgagaactgaccttccaaactccgggtattgctaataatgcgattaggatgaagaacttgcttgctttctctcttaaacagtaatttaggttttgccaaagtgatttagaataatgacgacaaagcttttataccttaatcgcataattaacaaaacccgtaaacccggctactcgatcgagtatctaaggtactcgatcgagtacccccttactcgatcgagtacccacgttactcgatcgagtacccaacaggtcagaaacttttatagaacgcaactcacccttactcgatagagtaaggcctactcgatagagtacccagagacttataaatacggagtattacagtcttccctccttaaaaagaacttcgtccccgaagttcaacccatactctaaaaacaaacatactaactcgatcaagacacaacaacgtgtctaagaactcaaaacgaaactccaacccaaacatgaactcgtaacgccaactccactaactattcctacctccacaacatggctcacgataccgtatctaccacatatatatatctcacacgacactaactccattcatgaccaactaccatcctctaacgctgctagctccataatattatccactatcaaatccaatagcaagacactcatagacatcaaacggaatgttacattctaccacccttaaaaggaacttcgtcctcgaagtttactcagactcataacatcatcctccaaccacaacactatataaaatattctcatactccgaagcattACACTACTAccagcacggccatggccttttataagtatcatccataaaacaaatccctcctttacgctacgctaacactctacttccaattatattaccgcatgcaccaccatgaaaccctcttttattgcatcctactcctcttaagacaaatgttacgtcctcgtaactcactaatactaaatccttagctatattctctcattatcctcattaccaccacatgtcaaagataaccgcctataacctcatttccataaccactcctatttctcaaggctctcttacttcgaCAGTTCCcatacttcaaatcaatctgcacacccctaacctataccataaggctcgtagcaaaatcaccatactaactctccattatcactgcaaaccaacatacctcgctatgtaaagcacttatcttccagaagcat is a genomic window containing:
- the LOC141632804 gene encoding uncharacterized protein LOC141632804; this translates as MEFECWSNKKVIGTIKDRNGVDQQGLDKVGLAFHDYYQHCAADIVEFDNVSSGPTVTDEEKIGLIQPITTDEIKAVVFSMDSNSSPGIDGFSAGFFKSAWSIIASDFCKAVQSFFRTGKMAKLANSTILSLIPKKDTPSSVMDFRPISCCTVFYKTISKILTTRLQQVLPERMFYEFSFPEQFIKWILACITSTLFSLKLNGGLTGFFPGLHANMEKTGIFFGGVSHDIKAEILAKTGFTVGEFPFKYLGFPLGTTRYSLNMFDNLLIKIQKKMQHWSAKTLSYAGKVELINSVIFGIEKYWCSSILLPQAEGERKLQFQSWAHIYAPLKKGGSSIKNVYIWNIALLFLKGLLTARDFLLNNSGSIRVAKGLLEFWGTGGKFQTITVYDHLLKIPDQENWH